A window of the Streptomyces sp. NBC_00454 genome harbors these coding sequences:
- a CDS encoding carbohydrate ABC transporter permease translates to MSAAQTTTADLPPAKKTSAGAGTGSKGKPGKPARKGSGATPWLLLAPCMLIIALIMGYPLYRLVALSFQSFGKKELWGFKDAEFVGLDNFTKILGDGVFWTVVLRTVVFAAGAVILTMAIGMLIALLLQKVSGLVKALISIALVASWGMPIIVATAVFKWLFDSGYGVLNYLLSQLPGVDMIGHNWFASGPQGLVVIMLLVVWGAVPFVVITLSAGLTQVPKELEEAARLDGAGAWGVFRHVTLPILKPIIVMLTTLSVIWDMGVFPQVFVMRNGNPEAEFQLLTTYSYQQAFVVNDYSGGSAIALVTVLLLLGVVAVYMRQMLKIGEVE, encoded by the coding sequence CCGCAAGGGTTCGGGCGCGACCCCCTGGCTGCTGCTGGCTCCGTGCATGCTGATCATCGCCCTCATCATGGGGTACCCGCTCTACAGACTCGTGGCCCTCTCCTTCCAGAGCTTCGGCAAGAAGGAACTCTGGGGGTTCAAGGACGCCGAGTTCGTGGGCCTGGACAACTTCACGAAGATCCTCGGAGACGGGGTCTTCTGGACCGTCGTCCTGCGCACCGTGGTCTTCGCGGCCGGAGCCGTCATCCTGACCATGGCCATCGGCATGCTCATCGCGCTGCTGCTGCAGAAGGTCTCGGGCCTGGTCAAGGCGCTCATCAGCATCGCCCTCGTGGCGAGCTGGGGCATGCCCATCATCGTCGCCACGGCCGTCTTCAAGTGGCTCTTCGACTCCGGCTACGGCGTCCTCAACTACCTGCTGAGCCAGCTCCCCGGCGTGGACATGATCGGCCACAACTGGTTCGCCAGCGGCCCCCAGGGCCTCGTGGTGATCATGCTCCTCGTGGTCTGGGGCGCGGTGCCCTTCGTGGTCATCACCCTCAGCGCCGGTCTGACCCAGGTGCCCAAGGAGCTGGAAGAGGCCGCGCGCCTCGACGGCGCCGGCGCCTGGGGAGTCTTCCGGCACGTCACCCTCCCCATCCTGAAGCCGATCATCGTCATGCTGACGACCCTCTCGGTGATCTGGGACATGGGTGTCTTCCCGCAGGTCTTCGTCATGCGAAACGGCAACCCCGAAGCAGAGTTCCAGCTGCTGACGACGTACTCGTACCAGCAGGCCTTCGTGGTCAACGACTACTCGGGCGGCTCCGCGATCGCCCTGGTGACCGTCCTGCTGCTGCTCGGAGTCGTCGCCGTCTACATGCGCCAGATGCTCAAGATCGGAGAGGTGGAATGA